In a genomic window of Lepisosteus oculatus isolate fLepOcu1 chromosome 3, fLepOcu1.hap2, whole genome shotgun sequence:
- the ttc9b gene encoding tetratricopeptide repeat protein 9B yields the protein MEANQRPIKSLKSYPEAGGRSLAAAAGGDGAGGYRANADMESKIQKAVEFKVEGNRCYKEKKFREAIGKYHRSLLQLKGVHEEGTAGSEVNLLGRTSASLSEEQRRLVETTEMDCYDSLTACLLQSELVNYERVKEYCLKVLSKQEDNFKAMYRAGIAFYHLGDYKSALHYLKEAACREPTDTNVLRYIQLTEMKMSKSTPREQKSGSEAMG from the exons ATGGAAGCCAACCAGCGTCCGATCAAGAGTCTGAAGAGCTACCCGGAGGCAGGCGGCAGGAGCCTGGCGGCGGCCGCGGGCGGGGACGGCGCGGGGGGCTACCGTGCCAATGCGGATATGGagtccaaaatccagaaggccGTGGAGTTTAAGGTGGAGGGCAACCGCTGCTACAAGGAGAAGAAATTCCGGGAGGCGATCGGGAAGTACCACCGCTCGCTGCTGCAGCTCAAGGGGGTCCACGAAGAAGGCACCGCCGGCTCCGAGGTGAACCTGCTGGGCCGCACCAGCGCCAGCCTGAGCGAGGAGCAGCGGCGGCTGGTCGAGACCACGGAGATGGACTGTTACGACAGCCTCACCG CCTGCCTGCTGCAGTCAGAGCTGGTGAACTACGAGCGAGTGAAGGAGTACTGTCTGAAGGTGCTGAGCAAGCAGGAGGACAACTTCAAAGCCATGTACCGCGCCGGCATAGCCTTCTACCACCTGGGCGACTACAAGAGCGCCCTGCACTACCTGAAAGAGGCCGCGTGCCGCGAGCCCACAG ACACCAACGTGCTGAGGTACATCCAGCTGACGGAGATGAAGATGAGCAAGAGCACCCCGCGAGAGCAGAAGAGTGGCAGCGAAGCCATGGGCTAG